One Mycolicibacterium fallax genomic window, GCCGGGCTGTCCCGCGGGCTGGCCGGGATCTCGGGCTCCACCCTGGTGGTGAACCTGGCGGGCTCCCGCCCGGCCGTGCGCGACGGGATGGCGACGCTGAATCCGCTCGCCGCAGCGGTGATCGGACAGCTGTCCAGCCTGGACATGTGAACGCGCGGTAAACTGCAAATGGCGGCCGGGTGCGGCATTTGCGCCGGTCCACGCGCTTTCCGGGGCGACAATCGGCCCGATCCGACGGCCGCGACGGGGTTCGGCGGAGCCAGGTGGGTGTGATGTTCGTCATAGCGGGGGGTGGATCGTGGCCGACGTCGCAGAGCCCGGGCGTTTTCTAGTTAACAAGATATTCGGCTCAAGCGTTCCGCAGAAGTCATCCGATGAGTGTGATCCGGACGGCGCAGCCGACGAAAGTGACCGGGATCGCTGGATGCGGGAAAACCGCCCGCCGCACCATTACTGAGCGGTACGGTGCCGAACCCCCGGTTGTGCTGGCATTTTCGTCCGTCCGCCCAGGGCCGGGTGAACTTCGGCGCAGGTGTGTTCCGACCGGTGTGCGCGGTGGATGTCGGTGTGCCGCGGAGTTCCGGAGAATCGTCAGCAAACTCAATGATTCCTCGAGGCCCGGGTTCGCCGGCCGGGGTACGCGTTGCTGGCCAGTAGGAGCGCCGTTATGTTCCAGATGTCTCCGACGATGAAGACAACGTAAGAGCAACCTGAGGGATTTTCGTTCCGGTGCGCTTACTGCGAGGGCGGTGCCAATATGTGGTGCCAACCACGCGCGACGAGCAACTTCGGTGAACCACCTGGATCGCCGCCGACGGACGGGCTGAGGGAACGTAGATGAGAGCATTCTCGCGGGTGCTGCTGGCGATGGTCATCGCTGTTGGTGCGCTGTTTGTCGGGACGGGGACGTCCTCGGCGGGATTGGACAACTCCAACACGCTGGTCGACGGGACCGGCCGGACCCTGGTGATCGAGCAGTGGGACACCTTCCTCAACGGGGTGTTTCCGCTGGACCGCAACCGGCTGACCCGGGAGTGGTTCCATTCCGGCCGGGCGGTCTATGACGTGACCGGTGACGGCGCCGAGGACTTCGAGGGCGTGCTGGAGCTCGGCTATCAGGTCGGCTTCCCGTGGTCGCTGGGTGTGGGCATCAACTTCTCCTACACCACCCCGAACGTGGCGTTCGACGGCTATACCCCCGGAACGTTCATCTCGACGGAAGGTGGTGCTGACATCATCGGTGGCGGTTTCACCACCCCGCCGCTGTTCCCCGGTGTGTCGATCTCCGCGGACCTGGGCAACGGCCCGGGCATCCAGGAGGTCGCGACCTTCTCCGTGGACATCAAGGGCGCGCACGGCGCGGTGGCGGTGTCCAATGCGCACGGCACGGTGACCGGCGCGGCCGGCGGTGTGCTGCTGCGGCCGTTCGCCCGGCTGATCTCCAACAACGGTGACTCGGTCACCACCTACGGCGAACCCTGGAACATGAACTGACGCCGGCCCTGCCCACCCGGATCGACTGATTGCACCGTAGAAAGACACAGGATGAAAGCCTTGTTGAGGACAGTGGTGGCGATGGTGGTCGCTGTTGGTGCGCTGTTTGTCGGGACGGGGACGTCCTCGGCGGGGATGGACAACTCCAACACGCTGGTCGACGGGACCGGCCGGACCCTGGTGATCGAGCAGTGGGACACCTTCCTCAACGGGGTGTTTCCGCTGGACCGCAACCGGCTGACCCGGGAGTGGTTCCATTCCGGCCGGGCGGTCTATGACGTGACCGGTGACGGCGCCGAGGACTTCGAGGGCGTGCTGGAGCTCGGCTATCAGGTCGGCTTCCCGTGGTCGCTGGGTGTGGGCATCAACTTCTCCTACACCACCCCGAACGTGGCGTTCGACGGCTATACCCCCGGAACGTTCATCTCGACGGAAGGTGGTGCTGACATCATCGGTGAGGGTTTCACCACCCCGCCGCTGTTCCCCGGTGTGTCGATCTCCGCGGACCTGGGCAACGGCCCGGGTATCCAGGAGGTCGCGACCTTCTCGGTGGACATCAAGGGCGCGCACGGCGCGGTGGCGGTATCCAATGCGCACGGCACGGTGACCGGCGCGGCCGGTGGCGTGCTGCTGCGGCCGTTCGCCCGGCTGATCGCCAACACCGGTGACTCGGTGACCACCTACGGCGAACCCTGGAACATGAACTGACGGTTTTCCGGCCCGCCGGCCGCGACGGTCTCTGACCGGTCGCGGCCGGTTGGCGTTGGGTCCAGGATGTCGTCCTCGGTGACCCGCAGCATCCGGCCCGAGCCGATCTCGAAGAACAGCCCGACGATCTCCGGCGGCGGCGTGGCCGTCCGCACCTCCGGGTGCGCCGCGAGCCGGCGCATCTGCAGCGCGACGTTCACCGCGGCCAGCTGATCGACGATCCCGAAGCCGCGCGCCGCACCGGCGCGGGCGACCGGATGCCCGGCGAGCAGGGCGTCCCGGGACGGCAGGGCGGTGCCGATCCACCGGTCGACCGCGGCGTCCTCGCCCCCGCTGCCCCCGCGCTGCCACAGCGCGGACATCGCACCGCATCCGGAGTGCCCGCACACCACCACGGTGTCGACGGCCAGGGTGTCGACCGCGAACGCCAGCGCCGCGTCCAGCGACGGGTCCGCGCCGCGCGGGCCGACCAGGTTGCCGACGTTGCGGACGGTGAGCAGGTCGCCGGGCCCGGTGCCGGTGATGACGTTTGGCACGATCCGGGAGTCCACGCAGGTCAGCAGCAGGGCGTGCGGGTCTTGTCCGCCGGTGAGCTTGGCCAGGTGCGGCTGCAGGGTGTCGGCGTGGCAGCGGTGATAGCGGTCGATGCCGGCCAGCAGCACATCCTTGCCGGTCCGGTGGGTCTCGTCGGGCAGGCTGCTGTGGGTCTGCAGGGGCGCCAGCCCGCGGGTCAGCGCGCTGTGGTCGTGCCGGCGCGGCGGGGCGACGCGGGCCGCGTCGAGCACCGCCGCACCGATGTCGTCGATGTACACCGCGCCGCCGGCGGCCTCGTGCTGGCGGCGCCAGTCGTCGATCACCTCGAAGGCTGCGTGGTCGAGGAAGTCCACGGTGAGATCCACCGACACCGCGGTGCCGGCCGGGATGCCCGCCAGCGCGCCGCTCAGCCGCGGCAGCGCGAGGAAGCTCGCGGTGCCCTCCACCACGACGTGCCAGCACCGCCCGCCGGTCCCGGCGACAGGTTCGGCGTGCACCGAGGCGCGGGCCGAACGCCAGAGCACCAGCATGATCGCGACGGCCAGCCCGGCCAGCACACCCTGCAGCAGGTCCAGCAGCAGCACGCCCGCAACCGTCACCAGGTACACCACCAGGTCACCGGTGCGGTGCGCCAGCCGCACGTGCGCCATCTTGACCAGCTGGATGCCGATCACGATCAGCAGGCCGGCCAGCGCGGCCCGGGGGATCTGCGCGATGCCGCCGGCGAAGAACAGCGTGAACAGCAGCACCCACACGCCGTGCAGGATCGTTGCCGCCCGGGTCCGGGCGCCGGCGGTCACGTTCGTCGCGCTGCGCACGATCACCCCGGTCACCGGCAGGCCGCCGAGCAGGCCCGAGGCGGTGTTCGCCGCGCCCTGACCGATCATCTCGCGGTTGAGATCCGACCGGGGACCGGTGTGCATCTTGTCCACCGCGACGGCCGACAGCAGCGATTCCACGCTGGCGATCAGCGTGATGGTCAGCACGGCGCCGATGAACGCCAGCCACATCGTCGAATTGGGCAGCGTGGGCAGCCCGATCGCGTCGAGCAGGGATCCGCTCAGATCGAGCCGCTCGACCGAGAGCGGGGCGATCAGCGACAGCACGGTCGCCGCCAGCACCGCGACCAGCGCCCCGGGCACCCTGCGCGCCGGCGCGGGCAGGTACTTCCAGGCCAGCATGATGACGATCACCGCGGTGCCCACCAGCACGTCGGCCGGGTGGGCGGCGGCCAGCGCCGCGGGCAGGGTGACGATGTTGTCCCACACCCCGGGCGCCGAGGCGCCGCCGAGCAACACGTGGATCTGCTGGAACGCGATGGTCAGGCCGATGCCGGCGAGCATCGCGTGCACCACGATCGGGGAGATGGCCAGCGCGGCGGTGGCGACCCGACTGAGCCCGAGCAGGATCTGCAGCAGACCGGCGCCGACGGTGATCGCCGCGGTCGTCGCCCAGCCGAACGTCGCGATCATCTCCGCCACCACCACGGTCAGCCCGGCGGCCGGGCCGCTGGCCAGCAGCGGGGAGCCGCCGAGCGCGCCGCCGACGATGCCGCCGACCACGGCGGCGATCAGGCCCGCCATCAGCGGCGCCCCGGAGGCCACCGCGATGCCCAGCGACAGCGGCAGCGCAACCAGGAAGACGACGATCGACGCGGGCAGATCGTGGCGCGCGAGCAGGTTGAGGCGGCGGCGAAGGGACGGCGCTGGGTGCCCGGTGGTGGTGTTCACTGCTCCACTATCGGAGGCCCATGTGGCGAGACCTGCCGGGAAATCATGACATTTCTGTGACACCGCTCCGGCGGTTCTGTGACAGCGGCCCGCGGGCCGCCTGCGCTGCGCTAGTCCGGCGCGGGGACCGCGACGGGCAGTGTGACGGTGAACACCGCGCCCCGGCCCGCCCCGGCGGAGGCGGCGTGGATCTCGCCGCCGTGCGACTCGACGATCGCCTTGGCGATGGCCAGCCCGATGCCGGTGCCGCCGGCGTCGCGGTCCCGGGCGGTGTCCACCCGGTAGAACCGCTC contains:
- a CDS encoding SulP family inorganic anion transporter produces the protein MNTTTGHPAPSLRRRLNLLARHDLPASIVVFLVALPLSLGIAVASGAPLMAGLIAAVVGGIVGGALGGSPLLASGPAAGLTVVVAEMIATFGWATTAAITVGAGLLQILLGLSRVATAALAISPIVVHAMLAGIGLTIAFQQIHVLLGGASAPGVWDNIVTLPAALAAAHPADVLVGTAVIVIMLAWKYLPAPARRVPGALVAVLAATVLSLIAPLSVERLDLSGSLLDAIGLPTLPNSTMWLAFIGAVLTITLIASVESLLSAVAVDKMHTGPRSDLNREMIGQGAANTASGLLGGLPVTGVIVRSATNVTAGARTRAATILHGVWVLLFTLFFAGGIAQIPRAALAGLLIVIGIQLVKMAHVRLAHRTGDLVVYLVTVAGVLLLDLLQGVLAGLAVAIMLVLWRSARASVHAEPVAGTGGRCWHVVVEGTASFLALPRLSGALAGIPAGTAVSVDLTVDFLDHAAFEVIDDWRRQHEAAGGAVYIDDIGAAVLDAARVAPPRRHDHSALTRGLAPLQTHSSLPDETHRTGKDVLLAGIDRYHRCHADTLQPHLAKLTGGQDPHALLLTCVDSRIVPNVITGTGPGDLLTVRNVGNLVGPRGADPSLDAALAFAVDTLAVDTVVVCGHSGCGAMSALWQRGGSGGEDAAVDRWIGTALPSRDALLAGHPVARAGAARGFGIVDQLAAVNVALQMRRLAAHPEVRTATPPPEIVGLFFEIGSGRMLRVTEDDILDPTPTGRDRSETVAAGGPENRQFMFQGSP
- a CDS encoding MspA family porin, with protein sequence MRAFSRVLLAMVIAVGALFVGTGTSSAGLDNSNTLVDGTGRTLVIEQWDTFLNGVFPLDRNRLTREWFHSGRAVYDVTGDGAEDFEGVLELGYQVGFPWSLGVGINFSYTTPNVAFDGYTPGTFISTEGGADIIGGGFTTPPLFPGVSISADLGNGPGIQEVATFSVDIKGAHGAVAVSNAHGTVTGAAGGVLLRPFARLISNNGDSVTTYGEPWNMN
- a CDS encoding MspA family porin, with translation MKALLRTVVAMVVAVGALFVGTGTSSAGMDNSNTLVDGTGRTLVIEQWDTFLNGVFPLDRNRLTREWFHSGRAVYDVTGDGAEDFEGVLELGYQVGFPWSLGVGINFSYTTPNVAFDGYTPGTFISTEGGADIIGEGFTTPPLFPGVSISADLGNGPGIQEVATFSVDIKGAHGAVAVSNAHGTVTGAAGGVLLRPFARLIANTGDSVTTYGEPWNMN